A stretch of Brevundimonas naejangsanensis DNA encodes these proteins:
- a CDS encoding universal stress protein: MPRKFLVVVDDSPELGAALAYASRRARSTGGHVVLLRALPGGSDEHWSGVRDEIRRQQREEAEALLTRLGERVAETSGAPPVYLIEEGDPQDAIRKAVAADPDIKILILAAGIGSRGPGPLVSAVIKQGGAFAGRKLPVTVVPGELTEAEIQDLA, translated from the coding sequence ATGCCCAGGAAGTTCCTTGTCGTCGTCGACGACAGTCCCGAGCTGGGCGCCGCCCTGGCCTACGCCTCGCGCCGGGCGCGCTCGACCGGAGGCCATGTGGTGCTGCTGCGCGCCCTGCCCGGCGGATCGGACGAGCACTGGTCCGGCGTCCGCGATGAAATCCGCCGCCAGCAGCGTGAGGAGGCCGAGGCGCTGCTGACGCGGCTGGGCGAGAGGGTCGCCGAGACCTCGGGCGCGCCGCCCGTCTATCTGATAGAGGAGGGCGACCCCCAGGATGCGATCCGCAAGGCCGTGGCGGCCGACCCCGACATCAAGATTCTGATCCTGGCCGCCGGGATCGGCTCGCGCGGCCCCGGCCCCCTGGTTTCGGCCGTCATCAAGCAGGGCGGCGCCTTCGCGGGCCGCAAACTGCCCGTGACCGTCGTGCCCGGCGAACTGACCGAGGCGGAAATTCAAGACCTGGCTTGA
- the tsaB gene encoding tRNA (adenosine(37)-N6)-threonylcarbamoyltransferase complex dimerization subunit type 1 TsaB, with protein sequence MKIMVIDTALGACAAGVFAGEPGALPPAPPQPLGVRVEVMAKGHQERLGGLARDAAAEAGGFDGIERIGVTVGPGSFTGLRVGLAFALGLGAALDRPVVGISTLDALAASVPADGLVAAVIDARRGQVYARLFRDGAPLGQAEALPRETARDRIRAEAGEAAPTLVGSGAAVLAEAFPELADAILHPLPAPAVEAIAALALAADPATAPPQPLYLRAPDATPPSRLPGQPRQPAA encoded by the coding sequence ATGAAGATCATGGTCATCGACACGGCGCTGGGCGCCTGCGCCGCCGGGGTGTTCGCGGGCGAGCCGGGCGCCCTGCCCCCTGCCCCGCCCCAGCCCTTGGGCGTGCGCGTCGAGGTCATGGCCAAGGGGCATCAGGAGCGGCTGGGCGGCCTGGCGCGCGACGCGGCGGCCGAGGCGGGCGGCTTCGACGGGATCGAACGCATCGGGGTGACGGTGGGGCCGGGCTCCTTCACCGGCCTGCGCGTCGGCCTGGCCTTCGCCCTGGGCCTGGGGGCGGCGCTGGACCGGCCCGTGGTCGGGATCTCGACCCTGGACGCCCTGGCCGCCTCGGTCCCGGCGGATGGACTGGTCGCCGCCGTGATCGACGCCCGAAGGGGCCAGGTCTATGCGCGCCTGTTCCGCGACGGCGCGCCCCTGGGCCAGGCCGAGGCCCTGCCGCGGGAGACGGCGCGCGACCGCATCCGGGCCGAGGCGGGCGAGGCCGCGCCCACCCTGGTCGGCAGCGGCGCCGCCGTCCTGGCCGAGGCCTTCCCCGAGCTGGCGGATGCGATCCTGCATCCCCTGCCCGCCCCGGCGGTCGAGGCGATCGCCGCCCTGGCCCTGGCCGCCGATCCGGCGACGGCGCCGCCCCAGCCCCTTTATCTGCGCGCGCCCGACGCCACCCCGCCCAGCCGCCTGCCGGGCCAGCCGCGCCAGCCCGCCGCGTGA
- a CDS encoding helix-turn-helix domain-containing protein, with the protein MVDRHVGRRVCEKRIALGFNQTELGRALGVTFQQVQKYEKGANRISASKLWDIARFFRVDIGYFFEGLVAAPQPGMAELQAQPFEHDFPATRQTIEIGRLAPRLSSRQQKLVLDLMRELTAQGEDDGAD; encoded by the coding sequence ATGGTGGACCGTCATGTCGGGCGCCGGGTGTGCGAGAAGCGCATCGCCCTGGGGTTCAACCAGACCGAACTGGGCCGGGCGCTGGGGGTCACCTTTCAGCAGGTGCAGAAGTACGAGAAGGGCGCCAACCGCATCTCGGCGTCCAAGCTTTGGGACATCGCCCGCTTCTTTCGCGTCGACATCGGCTATTTCTTCGAGGGGCTGGTCGCCGCGCCCCAGCCGGGCATGGCCGAGCTGCAGGCCCAGCCCTTCGAGCATGATTTTCCCGCCACCCGCCAGACGATCGAGATCGGCCGCCTGGCCCCGCGCCTGTCCTCGCGCCAGCAGAAGCTGGTGTTGGACCTGATGCGCGAACTGACCGCCCAGGGCGAAGACGACGGCGCTGACTGA
- the ybeY gene encoding rRNA maturation RNase YbeY, giving the protein MIEVEIESEAWTQALPEAAAVAERAAAAALGAVEGDVVVLLADDAAVQDLNARFRDKDRPTNVLSFPAAESAFPHLGDVVLGHAYCAAEAQAQGKTLSDHLSHLVVHGVLHLLGRDHEDDAEAEEMEAEEREILAELGVADPYAAEHEGAA; this is encoded by the coding sequence ATGATCGAGGTCGAGATCGAGAGCGAGGCCTGGACCCAGGCCCTGCCCGAGGCGGCGGCGGTCGCAGAGCGCGCGGCCGCGGCGGCCCTGGGCGCGGTCGAGGGCGACGTGGTGGTGCTCCTGGCCGACGACGCGGCGGTGCAGGATCTGAACGCCCGCTTCCGCGACAAGGATCGGCCGACGAACGTCCTGTCGTTTCCGGCGGCCGAGAGCGCCTTTCCGCACCTGGGCGACGTGGTGCTGGGCCACGCCTATTGCGCGGCGGAAGCGCAGGCCCAGGGCAAGACCCTGTCCGACCATCTGAGCCACCTGGTCGTCCACGGCGTGCTGCACCTGCTGGGCCGCGACCACGAGGACGACGCCGAGGCCGAGGAGATGGAGGCCGAGGAGCGCGAGATCCTCGCCGAACTCGGCGTCGCCGACCCCTATGCGGCCGAACATGAGGGCGCCGCATGA
- a CDS encoding NifU family protein, producing the protein MFIQTEATPNPNALKFLPGREVAPQGALEYRSIDAAAASPLAEALFELEGVEGVFFGADYVSVTRAPDGPGWGEMKAPILSVIMDHFVSGAPLVRAGETASDDAAEDTEIVAEIKGLLDSRIRPAVAQDGGDILFDHFDEATGVLRLRMRGACSGCPSSSATLKAGVEQMMRHYIPEVTSVEQVV; encoded by the coding sequence ATGTTCATTCAGACCGAAGCCACGCCCAACCCCAACGCCCTGAAGTTTCTGCCCGGTCGCGAGGTCGCGCCGCAGGGAGCGCTGGAATACCGCTCTATCGACGCGGCCGCCGCCTCGCCCCTGGCCGAGGCTCTGTTCGAGCTGGAAGGGGTCGAGGGCGTCTTCTTCGGCGCCGACTACGTCTCGGTGACGCGCGCGCCCGACGGGCCGGGCTGGGGCGAGATGAAGGCCCCGATCCTGTCGGTCATCATGGATCATTTCGTCTCGGGCGCCCCCCTGGTGCGGGCCGGCGAGACGGCGTCGGACGACGCTGCCGAGGACACGGAGATTGTCGCCGAGATCAAGGGCCTGCTCGACAGCCGCATCCGCCCGGCCGTGGCCCAGGACGGCGGCGACATCCTGTTCGACCATTTCGACGAGGCGACCGGGGTGCTGCGCCTGCGCATGCGCGGCGCCTGTTCGGGCTGCCCCTCCTCCTCGGCCACGCTCAAGGCCGGGGTCGAGCAGATGATGCGCCACTACATCCCCGAAGTGACCAGCGTCGAACAGGTCGTCTGA
- a CDS encoding Fur family transcriptional regulator, translated as MDRIEKLCAERGMRMTEQRRVIARVLSNAEDHPDVEELYRRASAIDPHISIATVYRTVRLFEEAGVVEKHDFGDGRSRYEEAGDDHHDHLIDTKTGEVIEFFDAEIERLKTEIARKLGYELVGHKLELYGHVIPGAEPVEREGLIYKRRPRDEVED; from the coding sequence ATGGACCGGATCGAAAAACTCTGCGCCGAGCGCGGCATGCGCATGACCGAGCAACGTCGGGTGATCGCCCGCGTCCTGTCGAACGCCGAAGACCACCCCGATGTGGAAGAACTGTATCGCCGCGCCTCGGCGATCGACCCGCACATCTCCATCGCCACCGTCTATCGCACTGTGCGCCTGTTCGAAGAGGCGGGCGTGGTCGAGAAGCACGACTTCGGCGACGGCCGCAGCCGCTACGAAGAGGCTGGCGACGACCACCACGACCACCTGATCGACACCAAGACCGGCGAGGTCATCGAGTTCTTCGACGCCGAGATCGAACGGTTGAAGACCGAGATCGCGCGCAAGCTGGGCTATGAGCTGGTCGGTCACAAGCTGGAGCTCTACGGCCACGTCATCCCCGGCGCCGAGCCGGTCGAGCGCGAGGGCCTGATCTACAAGCGCCGCCCGCGCGACGAGGTCGAAGACTGA
- the rimI gene encoding ribosomal protein S18-alanine N-acetyltransferase, with protein MSDPLFPPADPARLAAIHAEAFAAPWDAAALAELLASPGVFAVAEADGFILIRVVADEAEILTLAVRPSSRRAGLGRRLVEAAVVRAAALGAERMFLEVAEGNAAARALYARCGFVEMGRRRGYYSHTDGRREDALTLVLNFPR; from the coding sequence GTGAGCGATCCGCTCTTCCCGCCCGCCGACCCGGCTCGCCTGGCGGCGATCCACGCCGAGGCGTTCGCGGCGCCGTGGGACGCGGCGGCGCTGGCCGAGCTTCTGGCCTCGCCGGGCGTGTTCGCCGTGGCCGAGGCGGACGGCTTCATTCTGATCCGCGTCGTGGCCGACGAGGCCGAGATCCTGACCCTGGCCGTGCGGCCGTCGTCGCGCCGGGCGGGCCTGGGCCGGCGTCTGGTCGAGGCGGCTGTGGTGCGCGCCGCCGCCCTGGGGGCCGAACGGATGTTCCTGGAGGTGGCTGAAGGCAACGCCGCCGCCCGCGCGCTTTACGCCCGCTGCGGGTTCGTCGAGATGGGCCGCAGGCGCGGCTATTATTCGCATACGGACGGTCGCCGCGAGGACGCGCTGACGCTGGTCCTGAACTTTCCTCGATAG
- the lnt gene encoding apolipoprotein N-acyltransferase has product MSGALAARYKGLLSYRWGRVSLALAAGAGAALVHPPFHLLPGLLGYPLLLLLSDRSASLKGAFWVGWLAGFAYFFIGCWWVAEAFLVNPAQAWMAPFAASLLPAGMGLFWGAATALYRRFAPVGVRRVLLFAALFALLEWTRGHVLTGFPWNPAGAGWTAGSAMSQFASVVGVYGLGLVTVAAAAAFAPLADPGARRPRLIAAGLGVLALVGLFAFGAVRLASARISETPTLVRIVQADIPQDYKWSPEAYHAILGRYLELTAQPGAALPDVVIWPEGALPTTANDLFATRDAQAVAAALQTGQTLLAGLSRGEPDPSAETGARYYNSLFALHDEGAAGLRIGAVYDKHRLVPFGEYLPMGDLMGKIGVRSLVHVPADFSAGPAPAPISLVNAPPAQPLICYESLYPGFTPATAASRPAWIVNVSNDAWFGATSGPRQHLNLASYRAIETGLPMARATPTGVSAMIDPWGRIVEGKRLDPGHAGVIDVRLPQAAEPTPYGRWGDLPFAVALTLMLIAGRRRAGKAKLGR; this is encoded by the coding sequence ATGAGCGGGGCGCTGGCCGCCCGCTACAAGGGGCTTCTGTCGTATCGTTGGGGCCGCGTTAGCCTGGCGCTCGCCGCCGGGGCGGGAGCGGCCCTGGTCCATCCGCCGTTCCACCTCCTGCCCGGTCTCCTGGGCTATCCCTTGCTGCTGCTGCTGTCCGATCGCTCGGCCAGCCTCAAGGGGGCGTTCTGGGTCGGCTGGCTGGCCGGCTTCGCCTATTTCTTCATCGGCTGCTGGTGGGTGGCTGAAGCCTTTCTGGTCAACCCGGCCCAGGCCTGGATGGCCCCCTTCGCGGCCAGCCTGCTGCCCGCCGGCATGGGCCTGTTCTGGGGCGCCGCGACGGCCCTTTATCGCCGCTTCGCGCCGGTCGGCGTGCGCCGGGTCCTGCTGTTCGCGGCCCTGTTCGCCCTGCTGGAGTGGACGCGCGGCCATGTGCTGACCGGCTTTCCGTGGAACCCGGCAGGGGCAGGCTGGACGGCGGGCTCGGCCATGTCGCAGTTCGCCTCGGTCGTCGGGGTCTATGGGCTGGGCCTGGTCACCGTGGCGGCCGCCGCCGCCTTCGCTCCCCTGGCCGACCCCGGCGCCCGGCGGCCGCGCCTGATCGCGGCGGGGCTGGGCGTGCTGGCCCTCGTCGGCCTGTTCGCTTTCGGCGCCGTGCGGCTGGCCTCGGCGCGGATCAGCGAGACCCCGACCCTGGTCCGCATCGTCCAGGCCGACATCCCTCAGGACTACAAGTGGAGCCCCGAGGCCTACCACGCCATTCTGGGCCGCTATCTTGAGCTGACCGCCCAGCCGGGCGCGGCCTTGCCCGACGTGGTGATCTGGCCCGAAGGCGCCCTGCCGACCACGGCCAACGACCTGTTCGCGACGCGCGACGCCCAGGCCGTGGCGGCCGCCTTGCAGACCGGACAGACCCTGTTGGCGGGCCTGAGCCGGGGCGAGCCCGATCCGAGCGCCGAGACGGGCGCGCGCTACTACAACAGCCTGTTCGCCCTGCACGACGAGGGGGCGGCGGGCCTGCGCATCGGCGCCGTCTATGACAAGCACCGGCTGGTGCCCTTTGGCGAATACCTCCCGATGGGCGATCTGATGGGCAAGATCGGGGTGCGCAGCCTGGTGCACGTTCCGGCGGATTTCAGCGCCGGACCGGCGCCGGCGCCGATCAGCCTGGTCAACGCCCCCCCGGCCCAGCCGCTGATCTGTTACGAAAGCCTCTATCCCGGTTTCACTCCGGCGACGGCGGCCTCTCGACCGGCCTGGATCGTCAATGTCTCCAACGACGCCTGGTTCGGGGCGACGTCCGGGCCGCGCCAGCACCTCAACCTGGCCAGCTATCGCGCCATCGAAACCGGCCTGCCGATGGCGCGGGCGACGCCGACGGGCGTCTCGGCCATGATCGATCCCTGGGGCCGCATCGTCGAGGGCAAGCGGCTGGATCCCGGTCACGCCGGGGTCATCGACGTGCGCCTGCCGCAGGCGGCGGAGCCGACGCCTTACGGGCGCTGGGGCGACCTGCCGTTCGCCGTCGCCCTGACCCTGATGCTCATCGCCGGACGGCGTCGCGCCGGAAAAGCCAAGCTTGGCCGTTGA
- a CDS encoding carboxymuconolactone decarboxylase family protein, which yields MSIDTLRDLIPAYGKDISLNLSSLANETVLNDQQKWGCFLASAHAIGVAPVVKAIEAQAATILSPEAMTAAKAAAAIMGMNNIYYRSLHLMKNQEYTTLPAKLRMNVIANPGVEKLDFELWSTAVSAINGCGACIDAHEGELRKHGTPNVQIQAALRIGAVVHAVSRIIASETALAA from the coding sequence ATGTCCATCGACACCCTGCGCGACCTGATCCCGGCCTACGGCAAGGACATCTCGCTGAACCTGTCCTCGCTCGCCAACGAGACCGTGCTGAACGACCAGCAGAAGTGGGGCTGCTTCCTGGCCTCGGCCCACGCCATCGGCGTCGCCCCCGTGGTCAAGGCCATCGAGGCCCAGGCCGCGACCATCCTGTCGCCCGAGGCGATGACCGCCGCCAAGGCCGCCGCCGCCATCATGGGCATGAACAACATCTACTACCGGTCGCTGCACCTGATGAAGAACCAGGAGTACACGACCCTGCCGGCCAAGCTGCGCATGAACGTCATCGCCAATCCGGGCGTCGAGAAGCTGGACTTCGAACTGTGGTCGACGGCCGTCTCGGCCATCAACGGCTGCGGCGCCTGCATCGACGCCCACGAGGGCGAACTGCGCAAGCACGGCACGCCCAATGTCCAGATCCAGGCCGCCCTGCGCATCGGCGCCGTGGTCCACGCCGTCAGCCGCATCATCGCCTCGGAGACCGCGCTGGCGGCCTGA
- a CDS encoding PhoH family protein codes for MARESEFLSLSDAALRAVIGPQSRHLALIEDAFKVLVETPGGGVSINGSTRDRAQARRVIEALANRAEAGAEITEADVRTALGAAVTQPRPEPAGRSTGRSVPEGAALPVGRRGAIAPKTASQARYLEMLGRCDLTFGVGPAGTGKTFLAAAYGASLLKRGQVDRLVITRPAVEAGEKLGFLPGDLNEKVDPYLAPIWESLNDILGVDDVRRRREKGEIEAAPIAFMRGRTLSHAFIIVDEAQNTSRMQMKMVLTRLGEGARMVVTGDPSQVDLLNPRDSGLAHALRILKDVQGVGVQQFKSEDVVRHAMVERIVRAYDADAARSRPFPDLEEDAG; via the coding sequence ATGGCGCGAGAGTCCGAGTTCCTGTCCCTCAGCGATGCGGCCCTGCGCGCCGTCATCGGGCCGCAGAGCCGCCACCTGGCCCTGATCGAGGACGCCTTCAAGGTGCTGGTCGAGACGCCGGGCGGCGGGGTGTCGATCAACGGCTCGACCCGCGACCGCGCCCAGGCGCGCCGGGTCATCGAGGCCCTGGCCAACCGGGCCGAGGCGGGGGCCGAGATCACCGAGGCCGACGTGCGCACCGCGCTCGGCGCCGCCGTGACCCAGCCGCGTCCGGAACCGGCGGGCCGCAGCACGGGCCGCAGCGTGCCCGAGGGCGCCGCCCTGCCGGTCGGCCGTCGCGGCGCCATCGCGCCCAAGACCGCCTCCCAGGCCCGCTATCTGGAGATGCTGGGCCGTTGCGACCTGACCTTCGGCGTCGGTCCGGCGGGCACGGGCAAGACCTTCCTCGCCGCAGCCTACGGCGCCTCCCTGCTGAAGCGGGGGCAGGTGGACCGGTTGGTCATCACCCGCCCGGCGGTCGAGGCGGGCGAGAAGCTGGGCTTCCTGCCGGGCGACCTGAACGAGAAGGTCGATCCCTATCTGGCCCCGATCTGGGAGTCGCTGAACGACATCCTGGGCGTCGACGATGTGCGCCGCCGCCGCGAGAAGGGCGAGATCGAGGCCGCCCCCATCGCCTTCATGCGCGGCCGCACCCTGAGCCACGCCTTCATCATCGTCGACGAGGCGCAGAACACTTCGCGGATGCAGATGAAGATGGTGCTGACCCGCCTGGGCGAGGGGGCGCGCATGGTGGTGACGGGCGATCCGTCGCAGGTCGACCTGCTGAACCCGCGCGATTCCGGCCTGGCCCACGCCCTGCGCATCCTCAAGGACGTGCAGGGCGTCGGCGTGCAGCAGTTCAAGTCCGAGGACGTGGTGCGCCACGCCATGGTCGAGCGCATCGTGCGCGCCTATGACGCCGACGCGGCGCGCAGCCGCCCCTTCCCCGACCTTGAGGAGGACGCCGGATGA
- the miaB gene encoding tRNA (N6-isopentenyl adenosine(37)-C2)-methylthiotransferase MiaB, whose product MTDTLQTPVLEDGGAPEGGAAPKRLFIKTYGCQMNVYDSERMADVLRPLGYAPTDTPEGADFVILNTCHIREKAAEKVYSELGKLRQMKEEKAAAGAGAMTIAVAGCVAQAEGEEIMKRQPAVDLVVGPQAYHQLPELLTRTARARGERIGADFAPNEKFDALPATRGTEGVTAFLTVQEGCDKFCTFCVVPYTRGAEWSRPVAAVLDEARALADRGVREVTLLGQNVNAYDGEGPDGKPFTLAKLAYALAEIPGIERVRYTTSHPNDMSDDLIAAHGELDALMPYLHLPVQAGSDRILRLMNRKHGRQKYFDLIDRIREARPDMALSGDFIVGFPGETDRDFEDTMNLVRRVNYASAFSFMYSPRPGTPAATMAAQVPDAVAKERLHALQTLLTEQQVAFNQSLAGRVLPVLFEKKGRHGAQAIGRSPYLQSVHVDDADQLIGRIVPVEILSGQQNSLTGRLIPTT is encoded by the coding sequence ATGACCGATACGCTCCAAACGCCCGTCCTGGAGGACGGCGGCGCGCCGGAAGGCGGGGCCGCGCCCAAGCGCCTGTTCATCAAGACCTACGGGTGCCAGATGAACGTCTATGACTCGGAACGCATGGCCGACGTGCTGCGGCCTCTGGGCTATGCGCCGACGGATACGCCCGAAGGCGCCGACTTCGTGATCCTGAACACCTGCCACATCCGCGAGAAGGCGGCCGAGAAGGTCTATTCCGAGCTCGGCAAGCTGCGGCAGATGAAGGAGGAGAAGGCGGCGGCGGGCGCAGGGGCCATGACCATCGCCGTGGCAGGCTGCGTCGCCCAGGCCGAGGGCGAGGAGATCATGAAGCGCCAGCCGGCGGTCGATCTGGTGGTCGGGCCCCAGGCCTATCACCAGCTGCCGGAGCTGCTGACCCGCACGGCGCGGGCGCGCGGCGAGCGCATCGGCGCCGACTTCGCCCCCAATGAGAAGTTCGACGCCCTGCCCGCGACGCGCGGGACCGAGGGCGTCACCGCCTTCCTGACGGTGCAGGAAGGCTGCGACAAGTTCTGCACCTTCTGCGTCGTGCCCTATACGCGCGGCGCCGAGTGGTCGCGGCCGGTCGCGGCGGTGCTGGACGAGGCCCGCGCCCTGGCCGACCGGGGCGTGCGCGAAGTCACCCTGCTGGGCCAGAACGTCAACGCCTATGACGGCGAAGGCCCGGACGGTAAACCTTTCACGCTGGCGAAACTGGCCTACGCCCTGGCCGAGATCCCCGGCATCGAGCGCGTCCGCTATACCACCAGCCACCCGAATGACATGTCGGACGACCTGATCGCGGCGCACGGCGAACTGGACGCCCTGATGCCCTATCTGCACCTGCCGGTGCAGGCGGGCTCGGACCGCATCCTGCGCCTGATGAACCGCAAGCACGGGCGTCAGAAATATTTCGACCTGATCGACCGCATCCGCGAGGCCCGGCCGGACATGGCGCTGTCGGGCGACTTCATCGTCGGCTTCCCCGGCGAGACGGATCGCGATTTCGAGGACACCATGAATCTGGTGCGGCGGGTCAACTACGCCAGCGCCTTCTCCTTCATGTACTCGCCGCGCCCCGGCACGCCCGCCGCGACCATGGCGGCCCAGGTCCCGGACGCCGTGGCCAAGGAGCGATTGCACGCCCTTCAGACCCTGCTGACCGAGCAGCAGGTCGCCTTCAACCAATCGCTGGCCGGGCGCGTCCTGCCGGTGCTGTTCGAGAAGAAGGGCCGCCACGGCGCCCAGGCCATCGGCCGCTCGCCCTATCTGCAATCGGTCCACGTCGACGACGCGGATCAACTGATCGGCCGGATCGTTCCGGTCGAGATCCTCAGCGGCCAGCAGAACAGCCTGACTGGCCGCCTGATCCCGACGACCTGA
- a CDS encoding helix-turn-helix transcriptional regulator — protein MSGSSDDISQARALGEALAALRRERGLSQAEAGQRIGMTSQGWGLYEAGRRPGLFRPDVQRRLTGALDATPEALALHTPGAPPASSEPLAVKDVSARGRAFAAAPRLTRRLRLETDELAPWAAAGTVLEYVVGRWPRRGQGCVIQLDDGAFRVRLYDHADDVEVVVGGAGGLDRSERIPRAQVRSVSAITARLDEE, from the coding sequence ATGAGCGGTTCGTCGGACGACATCTCCCAAGCGCGGGCCCTGGGCGAGGCCCTGGCCGCCTTGCGCCGCGAGCGCGGCCTGAGCCAGGCCGAGGCCGGTCAAAGGATCGGCATGACGAGCCAGGGCTGGGGCCTCTATGAGGCCGGCAGGCGCCCGGGCCTCTTTCGTCCCGACGTCCAGCGCCGCCTGACCGGCGCCCTGGACGCCACGCCCGAGGCCCTGGCCCTGCACACGCCGGGCGCGCCGCCGGCGTCGTCCGAACCCCTTGCCGTCAAAGACGTTTCCGCGCGCGGCCGCGCCTTCGCGGCTGCGCCGCGCCTGACGCGGCGGCTGCGGCTGGAGACCGACGAGCTGGCCCCCTGGGCCGCCGCCGGCACGGTGCTGGAATATGTCGTCGGACGCTGGCCCCGGCGCGGCCAGGGCTGCGTGATCCAGCTGGACGACGGCGCCTTTCGCGTCCGTCTCTACGACCATGCCGACGACGTCGAGGTGGTGGTCGGCGGCGCGGGCGGCCTGGACCGGAGCGAGCGGATTCCGCGCGCCCAGGTGCGGTCCGTGTCGGCGATCACTGCGCGCCTTGACGAGGAATGA
- a CDS encoding helix-turn-helix domain-containing protein: protein MSRRSCHIDQAVGLRIAARRSALGLSQTALARELGISFQQVQKYETGANRVSASRLHQAATALGCSVADFFPARPSSAAEVDLVHPVLTSAEGRGLAEAFARIADAGARRALTRVAQAMAGA from the coding sequence ATGTCGCGTCGCAGTTGTCACATCGACCAGGCCGTCGGCCTGCGCATCGCCGCCCGGCGCTCGGCTCTGGGCCTGTCCCAGACGGCCCTGGCGCGGGAGCTGGGGATCAGCTTCCAGCAGGTTCAGAAGTATGAGACCGGCGCGAACCGGGTGTCGGCCTCGCGCCTGCATCAGGCGGCGACCGCCCTGGGCTGTTCAGTGGCCGACTTCTTTCCGGCGCGGCCGAGCAGCGCGGCCGAGGTCGACCTGGTGCATCCCGTCCTGACCAGCGCCGAGGGCCGCGGCCTGGCCGAAGCCTTCGCCCGCATCGCCGACGCCGGGGCGCGACGCGCCCTGACCCGCGTCGCCCAGGCCATGGCGGGGGCCTGA